Proteins from a single region of Echeneis naucrates chromosome 2, fEcheNa1.1, whole genome shotgun sequence:
- the gucy1b2 gene encoding guanylate cyclase soluble subunit beta-2 yields the protein MLRTLGGNLIEFIGNLDALHSFLALSYQEMNAPSFRVEMTDDGKMLLHYYSDRKGLHHIVPGIMEAVAREFFDSKVTMVVLNQSEEDERTGKKEHIVFLVNQVPTSPDLDQPVHREEAVFKRMKGRCESLSGTRTGWDLIRAVVFTEKDTFTPCYPEKLWMDEMAFCIAFPFHVIFDKDLKIRQTGVNIQKFVPGLQAKDATLDQHFTITHPQVTFTIKSIRKFINSQFVLKSHKQSRLKLRGQMLWMDSLGCMLYLCSPKLRSLRELQDVGLHLADLAQHDVTRDLVLLNQQRLAEMELTNQLEKKKEELRILSQHLEAEKQKTETLLYAMLPRHIANQLKDGKSVEAGEFEVCTILFSDVVTFTNICASCEPIAVVHMLNSMYSKFDQLTSVHDVYKVETIGDAYMVVGGVPVPTQTHAHRVANFALGMRIAAREVTNPVTGEPIQIRVGLHTGPVLAGVVGLKMPRYCLFGDTVNTASRMESHGLPDHIHLSATTHSELKGGGFTFQQRGQIEVKGKGHMTTYFLLRNLLASEESIMGSKDGQSSLYRERCHGHSHTEAEQRDAAPSPSPSDIITPFAWDITPPYETNKYHGNSSESRLCMLL from the exons ATGCTGAGGACACTGGGAGGAAATCTGATCGAATTCATTGGAAATTTGGATGCGCTGCACAGTTTCCTGGCTCTGTCCTACCAG GAAATGAATGCTCCATCTTTCCGAGTGGAGATGACCGACGATGGGAAGATGCTACTTCACTACTACTCAGACAGGAAGGGTCTGCACCACATCGTACCTG GAATCATGGAGGCAGTGGCCAGAGAATTTTTTGACAGTAAAGTCACTATGGTGGTTCTGAACCAATCAGAGGAAGACGAGCGGACGGGGAAGAAGGAGCACATCGTGTTTCTGGTCAACCAAGTCCCCACGAGTCCAGACCTGGACCAGCCCGTCCATAGAGAG GAGGCCGTTTTCAAAAGAATGAAGGGCAGATGTGAGTCCCTGTCTGGAACCAGGACTGGGTGGGACCTGATCCGGGCTGTGGTTTTCACAGAAAAAG ACACCTTCACTCCATGTTACCCAGAGAAGCTGTGGATGGATGAGATGGCTTTCTGCATTGCTTTTCCCTTCCACGTCATCTTTGACAAGGAC CTGAAGATCAGACAGACGGGGGTGAATATACAGAAGTTTGTTCCAGGTCTTCAGGCCAAAGATGCTACTTTGGACCAACACTTCACAATTACACACCCACAG GTGACTTTCACCATCAAGAGTATCAGGAAGTTCATCAACAGTCAATTTGTACTGAAGAGCCATAAACAGTCAAGACTCAAACTAAGAG GTCAGATGCTTTGGATGGATTCTCTCGGCTGCATGTTGTACCTGTGTTCTCCAAAGCTACGAAGCCTCCGTGAACTTCAGGACGTTGGCCTCCACCTGGCAGATCTGGCCCAGCACGACGTCACCCGAGACCTGGTCCTGCTGAACCAGCAGCGTCTGGCAGAAATGGAGCTGACAAACcagctggagaagaaaaaa GAGGAACTGAGGATATTATCTCAGCACCTTGAGGCTGAGAAACAGAAGACAGAGACTCTCCTGTATGCCATGTTGCCACGACACATCGCTAATCAGCTGAAAGATGGGAAGAGTGTAGAGGCAG GAGAGTTTGAGGTCTGTACCATTCTGTTCAGTGATGTTGTGACCTTCACCAACATCTGTGCTTCCTGTGAGCCCATTGCTGTCGTCCACATGCTCAACTCCATGTACTCCAAGTTCGATCAGCTCACCAGCGTCCACGACGTCTACAAG GTGGAGACCATTGGTGATGCGTACATGGTGGTGGGCGGAGTCCCAGTGCCCACACAAACCCACGCTCACAGGGTGGCGAACTTCGCTTTGGGAATGAGGATCGCTGCCAGAGAGGTCACCAACCCGGTCACAGGAGAACCCATCCAG atccGTGTGGGTCTTCATACCGGCCCTGTGTTGGCTGGCGTGGTGGGACTGAAGATGCCCCGCTACTGCCTGTTCGGGGACACGGTCAACACAGCGTCTAGGATGGAGAGTCATGGACTCCCAGACCACATTCACCTGAGTGCCACCACACACAG CGAGCTGAAGGGTGGCGGGTTCACTTTCCAACAGCGTGGGCAGATCGAGGTGAAGGGCAAAGGCCATATGACCACCTATTTCCTGTTAAGGAACCTGTTGGCATCAGAAGAGAGCATCATGGGAAGCAAGGACGGACAGAGCAGCCTCTACAGGGAGCGGTGCCATGGCCACAGCCACActg AGGCTGAGCAGAGAGATGCTGCCCCAAGCCCTTCCCCCTCTGACATCATCACCCCCTTCGCCTGGGACATCACCCCCCCTTATGAGACCAACAAGTACCATGGCAACTCATCAGAGAGCCGACTGTGTATGTTGCTTTAA
- the ankrd10a gene encoding ankyrin repeat domain-containing protein 10a, whose protein sequence is MGPGSPGRTVPVIRLHGPFMSAAPEPDLSRDEAFISRFPIHRACRDGDVGALVSLSQRLPDPAPLAAEDSCFGWTPLHWAAHYGQLECVVRLVQMGCEVNSVTSRFKQTPTHTAAFGGRPHCVVWLTQAGADVNRQDFVGEAPIHKAARSGSLECIQVLLLAGAKPHLRNASGQTAEDLAHAHGFLDCSHFISNAQKQLHHLSALHVAGDAACGRSVLNRKRLQAAAESGHVKRARRADHVLLQMHISAGEEAESMNMEAEQELSSGDDAKASANGHHHPQDELTAPKHPSPAANQLAVTPGPTRSSSADMCGSLHLTGSPSSCVSQRPAWWGLMGAELGDFQHYGHYHGFGDTAEELIDSSSFQVELRQKPAAASSVHLYHGS, encoded by the exons ATGGGTCCGGGATCACCGGGGAGAACCGTGCCTGTGATCCGCCTCCACGGTCCCTTCATGTCTGCGGCCCCAGAGCCGGACCTCTCCCGCGATGAGGCGTTCATCAGCCGGTTCCCCATCCACCGAGCCTGCCGGGACGGAGACGTCGGAGCCCTGGTGTCCCTGTCTCAGCGGCTCCCGGACCCGGCTCCTCTGGCCGCAGAGGACTCATGTTTCGGCTGGACCCCCCTTCACTGGGCCGCTCACTACGGACAG CTGGAGTGTGTGGTGCGCCTGGTGCAGATGGGCTGTGAGGTGAACTCTGTGACCAGCCGCTTCAAGCAGACGCCGACACACACTGCAGCGTTCGGAGGACGCCCCCACTGCGTGGTGTGGCTGACTCAGGCCGGAGCCGACGTCAACAGACAG GACTTTGTCGGCGAGGCTCCCATCCATAAGGCGGCCCGCTCAGGTAGCCTGGAGTGTATCCAGGTGCTGTTGCTAGCAGGAGCTAAACCACA tttaAGGAATGCCAGTGGGCAGACGGCGGAAGACCTGGCCCATGCTCATGGTTTCCTCGACTGCTCCCACTTCATCTCAAATGCCCAGAAGCAGTTGCACCATCTTAGCGCGCTCCATGTGGCCGGAGACGCTGCCTGTGGTCGGAGTGTGCTGAACCGGAAGAGGCTTCAGGCAGCTGCTGAGTCTGGACATGTGAAGAGAGCCAGGAGAGCAGACC atgtgctgctgcagatgcacATCAGCGCAGGTGAGGAGGCGGAGAGCATGAACATGGAGGCGGAGCAGGAGCTGAGTTCAG GTGATGATGCCAAAGCCTCTGCCAACggtcatcatcatcctcaggaTGAGCTCACCGCACCAAAACATCCGTCCcctgcagccaatcagctgGCGGTGACACCAGGGCCGACTCGGAGCTCCTCGGCAGACATGTGCGGCTCACTGCACCTGACTGGGAGCCCCAGCAGCTGTGTGTCCCAGCGTCCGGCCTGGTGGGGGCTGATGGGAGCCGAGCTCGGGGACTTCCAGCACTATGGACACTATCATGgctttggagatacagcagaggagctgattgacagcagcagcttccaggTTGAGCTCAGACAGAAGCCAGCTGCAGCGAGCTCCGTCCACCTTTACCACGGCTCCTAG
- the ccdc14 gene encoding TSC22 domain family protein 1, with protein sequence MKSTGKQKVVTSGRLTGGRVQLNRAAPHPGPGSCPEPAYSLYSTDSEDQVTTLHQGLDRCAVLLNGILQAEASPAQPSRPRPGTGGTARPRPSTTVGKKTMKKPQRKSVHKNPQSGLGSTTPRPATRSPAAHSGVKLHPPRRPLYTPCQDHHLVSPAGSQSAIPPSGSQSAIPPSRSQTAIPPSRSQTAIPPSRSQTAIPPSRSQTAIPPSRSQSAIPPSGSQSAIPPSPSQTSVLLSVVQSSSPSVQLPLQHADFLSGAEAPPPPRAEEESVPVRDVDAQSSASHTCAHVDSQTRTICRPETVQYLLGELKTLIAGQGSVAEKLLSRLEQTMLSQLVNDGTDPDLSWDLQLHRQMMTQQLQESERLQKNMETLSHSEATALQQQLDVAQSKLQELQLDLAGLREVLQDTQNQLRGSMAETRTVRTELEAVRIRLAESEREKSELASLAQKRLEEIENLSRILQASETHSAVEGPVSDLDLQQCRQTQSPPERITQYLESLDQLGPKHTEFMAAERETSTRQPQTQTTGSQKPADTPVCPQNLHLDLVQVCEPQPKKGGGRLLDSTLSQCDVVSNWSDWSMRSGSTFDTRDEAAFRDGLAALDASIASLQRTMQLDLRR encoded by the exons ATGaaatcaacaggaaaacaaaag GTGGTGACATCAGGCCGTCTGACTGGAGGACGAGTTCAGCTGAACAGAGCCGCTCCACATCCTGGACCAGGATCCTGCCCTGAACCGGCCTACTCTCTGTACTCCACGGACTCTGAAGACCAG GTCACCACCCTCCATCAGGGTCTGGATCGCTGTGCTGTCTTGCTCAATGGCATCCTCCAGGCTGAGGCAAGTCCAGCTCAGCCCAGCCGCCCTAGACCAGGAACAGGTGGAACCGCCAGACCCAGACCATCAACCACAGTGGGGAAGAAGACCATGAAGAAACCACAGAGGAAGtcag TCCATAAGAATCCTCAGTCAGGATTAGGCAGCACAACACCAAGACCAGCAACCCGGTCTCCAGCTGCCcactcaggagtgaagctgcatCCGCCACGGAGGCCGCTCTACACCCCGTGCCAGGACCACCATCTCGTATCTCCAGCCGGATCCCAGTCCGCCATCCCTCCATCCGGATCCCAGTCCGCCATCCCTCCCTCCAGATCACAGACCGCCATCCCTCCCTCCAGATCACAGACCGCCATCCCTCCATCCAGATCACAGACCGCCATCCCTCCATCCAGATCACAGACCGCCATCCCTCCATCAAGATCCCAGTCCGCCATCCCTCCATCCGGATCCCAGTCCgccatccctccctccccatcCCAGACCTCCGTCCTTCTGTCTGTGGTCCAGTCCTCTTCGCCGTCAGTCCAGCTACCTCTCCAACatgctgacttcctgtctgggGCTGAGGCTCCGCCCCCACCCCGTGCAGAGGAGGAATCTGTTCCTGTGAGAGACGTTGACGCCCAGAGCTCGGCTTCACACACCTGTGCACATGTGGACTCACAAACCAGGACCATCTGCAGACCAGAGACTGTCCAGTATTTGCTGGGAGAACTGAAGACGCTGATCGCCGGACAAG GCAGTGTAGCAGAGAAGCTGCTCAGTCGTCTGGAACAGACAATGTTGTCACAACTGGTGAACGATGGAACTGATCCAGACCTGAGCTGGGACCTCCAGCttcacag aCAAATGATGACTCAGCAGTTACAGGAGAGTGAGAGACTTCAGAAGAACATGGAAACGTTGAGTCACTCAGAAG CGAcggctctgcagcagcagcttgatgTGGCTCAGTCCAAACTCCAGGAGCTCCAGCTCGACCTTGCTGGATTACGGGAAGTCCTGCAGGACACACAGAACCAGCTGAGAGGCAGCATGGCCGAGACCAGGACCGTCAGGACAG aGTTGGAAGCAGTCAGGATCAGGCtggcagagagcgagagagagaagagtgagTTGGCCTCACTTGCCCAAAAAAGACTGGAGGAGATAGAAAACCTGAGcag gatcCTTCAGGCCTCAGAGACTCATAGTGCTGTTGAAGGTCCAGtttcagacctggacctgcagcagtgcagacaaacacagagtcCCCCTGAACGGATCACTCAGTACCTGGAGTCTTTGGACCAGCTGGGTCCCAAACACACCGAGTTcatggctgcagagagagagaccagcaCCCGACAGCCACAGACCCAGACCACGGGCTCTCAAAAACCAGCAGACACCCCAGTCTGTCCACAGAACCTCCACCTGGATCTGGTCCAGGTCTGTGAGCCTCAGCCAAAGAAGGGCGGTGGCCGACTGCTGGACTCCACGCTGTCCCAGTGTGATGTAGTCTCTaactggtctgactggagcATGAGGTCAGGGTCGACCTTTGACACCAGAGACGAGGCGGCCTTCAGAGATGGTCTGGCTGCTCTGGACGCCAGCATCGCCAGTCTGCAGAGGACCATGCAGCTGGACCTGAGGAGGTGA
- the ddx4 gene encoding putative ATP-dependent RNA helicase DDX4, translating to MFSGSQGDIGNSTAGGRDGDDNRNDANNWNNTGGGRGGFRGRGGRGRGRGFGGTDESDFSGDDGVSEFGIRGGSRGGRGSWGGGGSFRQGGDQGGRGGFGGGYRGKDEEVFARGEDPEKGGSISDKPKVTYIPPTLPEDEASIFAHYETGINFNKYDDILVDVSGTDPPQAIMTFDEAALCESLRRNVSKSGYVKPTPVQKHGIPIISAGRDLMACAQTGSGKTAAFLLPILQRLMADGVAASQFSELQEPEVIIVAPTRELINQIYLEARKFAFGTCVRPVVVYGGVSTGYQIRDICRGCNVLCGTPGRLLDVIGRGKVGLSKLRYLVLDEADRMLDMGFEPDMRRLVGSPGMPAKENRQTLMFSATFPEDIQRMAADFLKSNYLFLAVGVVGGACTDVEQKFIQVSKFSKREQLLDLLKMTGTERTMVFVETKRMADFIATFLCQEQVPTTSIHGDREQREREMALSDFRSGKCSVLVATSVAARGLDIPDVQHVVNFDLPNNIDEYVHRIGRTGRCGNVGRAVSFYDPDADGQLAQSLVTILSKAQQEVPSWLEEFAFSGPRGVAVNPFRKTFASIDSRKGSSFEARGMMTPVFPAAADEEEWE from the exons ATGTTTTCAGGCTCTCAGGGAGACATTGGGAACTCCACTGCTGGTGGAAGGG ATGGCGATGACAACAGGAATG ATGCAAACAACTGGAACAacacaggaggagggagaggtggtttcagaggaagaggaggtagaG GACGTGGACGAGGATTTGGAGGAACAGATGAGAGCGACTTCAGTG gagatgatggagtGTCAGAATTTG GCATCAGAGGAGGAAGccgaggaggaagaggcagctggggaggaggaggaagtttCAGACAAG GTGGAGatcagggaggaagaggaggctttGGAGGAG GTTACAGAGGAAAAGATGAAGAGGTCTTTGCTCGAG GCGAAGATCCAGAGAAGGGTGGCAGCATCTCTGATA AGCCAAAGGTCACCTACATCCCTCCAACCCTCCCCGAGGATGAAGCTTCCATTTTTGCTCACTATGAGACAGGAATCAACTTTAACAAGTATGACGACATCCTGGTGGATGTTAGTGGGACCGACCCACCACAGGCCATCATG ACCTTTGATGAGGCGGCTCTGTGTGAGTCCCTGAGGAGAAACGTCAGTAAATCTGGTTATGTGAAGCCAACTCCTGTGCAGAAACACGGTATCCCCATCATCTCTGCTGGCAGAGATCTCATGGCCTGCGCCCAGACTGGATCTGGAAAAACA GCTGCGTTCCTGCTGCCCATCCTGCAGCGGCTGATGGCAGACGGCGTGGCGGCCAGTCAGTTCAGTGAACTGCAGGAGCCTGAGGTCATCATAGTTGCCCCAACCAGGGAGCTCATCAACCAGATCTACCTGGAGGCCAGGAAGTTCGCCTTTGG gACCTGTGTACGTCCAGTGGTGGTTTATGGTGGAGTCAGCACTGGCTATCAAATCAGAGACATATGCAGAGGGTGTAACGTCCTGTGTGGGACACCAGGGAGACTGCTGGATGTGATTGGACGAGGAAAG GTTGGGCTCAGTAAGTTGCGTTACCTGGTGCTGGACGAGGCCGACCGAATGCTGGATATGGGCTTTGAGCCCGACATGCGGCGCCTGGTGGGTTCGCCTGGGATGCCCGCCAAAGAGAACCGTCAGACCTTGATGTTCAGTGCCACCTTCCCTGAAGACATCCAGAG AATGGCGGCCGACTTCCTCAAGTCCAACTATCTGTTTCTGGCTGTGGGTGTGGTGGGCGGAGCTTGCACTGATGTGGAACAGAAATTTATTCAAGTTAGCAAATTCTCCAAGAGGGAGCAGCTGCTGGACCTCCTGAAGATGACAG GGACGGAGCGGACCATGGTGTTTGTGGAGACCAAGAGAATGGCTGATTTTATTGCCACTTTCTTGTGCCAGGAGCAGGTGCCAACGACCAGTATCCATGG GGATCGAGAGCAGCGGGAGCGGGAAATGGCCCTGTCAGACTTCCGCTCCGGCAAATGTTCAGTCCTGGTGGCAACATCTGTTGCAGCCCGTGGTCTTGATATTCCAGATGTTCAGCACGtggtgaactttgaccttcCCAACAATATTGATGAATACGTCCATCGAATTGGGAGAACCGGTCGCTGTGGAAACGTGGGCAGGGCTGTGTCTTTCTATGATCCTGATGCTGACGGACAGCTGGCTCAGTCCCTCGTTACCATCCTGTCCAAG GCCCAACAGGAAGTGCCCTCCTGGTTGGAGGAGTTTGCGTTCAGTGGCCCCAGAGGCGTCGCTGTCAACCCCTTCAGGAAGACCTTCGCCTCCATAGACTCCAGGAAG GGCAGTTCCTTTGAGGCTCGCGGCATGATGACCCCGGTCTTTCCGGCAGCAGCTGATGAGGAAGAATGGGAGTAG